In a single window of the Paenibacillus sp. MMS20-IR301 genome:
- a CDS encoding LLM class flavin-dependent oxidoreductase translates to MELGISTFVETTPDVVTGETMTHAQRLREVVEEIVLADQVGLDVYGVGEHHRPDFAASSPAVVMAAAASLTSRIRLTSAVMILSSADPVRVYQDFATLDGISGGRAEIMVGRGSFIESFPLFGYDLKDYEELFDEKLDLLLKLRESEKVTWSGKHRPAIRNLGIYPRPEQNPLPVWIASAGSPASAVRAGTLGLPFALAIIGNVNPSDYAEHVRLYKEAAAKAGHDVSQLPIASHSHGFVAETKESAIEKFFPSTYARTNFRAVEKGLPAYSRADYDAASSFGGALYVGDPETVARKIIHLYQHVGITRFLLHVPHGTMPHAEVMQAIRLFGTEVAPLVRAEVARLQQNS, encoded by the coding sequence GTGGAACTAGGAATTAGCACCTTTGTCGAGACAACGCCTGATGTGGTAACCGGCGAGACTATGACCCATGCGCAGCGGCTGCGCGAGGTAGTGGAGGAGATTGTGCTCGCAGATCAGGTGGGACTGGATGTATACGGCGTAGGTGAGCATCACCGGCCTGATTTTGCCGCTTCTTCACCTGCGGTAGTTATGGCTGCTGCAGCTTCGCTGACCAGCAGAATCCGCTTGACCAGTGCGGTTATGATTCTCTCTTCCGCTGATCCGGTACGTGTCTATCAGGATTTCGCTACACTGGACGGGATATCCGGCGGCCGTGCCGAGATTATGGTGGGCCGCGGTTCATTCATAGAATCATTTCCGTTATTCGGCTATGATCTGAAGGATTATGAAGAGCTGTTTGACGAGAAGCTGGACTTGCTGCTGAAGCTCCGGGAATCGGAGAAGGTGACCTGGAGCGGCAAACACCGTCCGGCTATCCGTAATCTGGGGATCTACCCGCGTCCGGAGCAGAATCCGCTGCCGGTCTGGATTGCGAGTGCCGGAAGCCCGGCGTCTGCGGTCCGTGCCGGGACCTTGGGGCTGCCGTTTGCATTGGCGATTATCGGCAATGTGAATCCGTCGGATTACGCGGAGCATGTGCGCCTATACAAGGAAGCAGCTGCCAAGGCAGGCCATGATGTATCGCAGCTGCCGATTGCCTCGCATTCACATGGTTTCGTTGCGGAGACTAAGGAGTCGGCGATCGAGAAGTTTTTCCCGTCTACATATGCCAGAACCAACTTCCGTGCAGTAGAGAAGGGGCTGCCCGCTTACAGCCGTGCCGATTATGATGCGGCCAGCAGCTTTGGCGGAGCATTATATGTAGGCGATCCGGAGACCGTTGCCCGCAAAATCATCCATCTCTATCAGCACGTAGGCATTACAAGATTCCTGCTGCATGTACCGCACGGCACGATGCCGCACGCAGAGGTCATGCAGGCTATCCGGCTGTTCGGCACCGAGGTCGCACCGCTTGTCCGGGCGGAAGTTGCCCGGCTGCAGCAGAATAGTTAA
- a CDS encoding choice-of-anchor I family protein, whose translation MNTKNSKRMLSAFMAVLLLLMTLPVSPLVNAAPVSVAEWVFDKDPDTTKTLTSFPATGGLAAAPTVTLSTYMGENSAGGAVGAYNATQKSFSVAGWDGGANIKYWKLALSTAGYENLQLSFNSYGSGTGPRDFKLQYSTDNHTFTDVENGAFTNTSAYNSVPTLSDLQLPAAVDDSAAVYLRFLQTSDLSIRSGTGTYSPTETVGAGGTSRLFNIYIKGEQKADSGVVAAVTATPDHGTQIALGSTVFLSTLTPDAAIEYTLNGGAVETINAASGQVVIDAFNQPGNLAVITAKAVKGATASVERTFTYTQAQVRPVSANVTGSISDGTQVKLTTPTEGAAITYILTRKAGESGEKADAKAAYTAPITLTADMLPARIEATAVMATYKDSNPATFNYTLKEIGAEEKVYFGQLHGHTTQSDGSGTLTDAYTYARDVAGLDFFAVTDHSNYFDTTSAPVEYENSFNNAKWQLGQQAAAAAATPDFVSFYGYEMTWTGGPGHINTFNTEGFVSRNNPKYASGVSGMTNFYKLLKDTPGAIGQFNHPGTTFGDFDAFSNYDPELNKHMTLIEVGNGEGAVTSGGYFRSYEYYNNALDKGWHLAPTNNQDNHKGSWGNSNTARTAIVTDDFSKEGVYAALRNLQVYATEDENLEIKYRANGELLGASLPAGIAELNISADLHDPDAGDQIGQVSVISSGGAETHIQNFTTNEANYSVKIDNPAKGYYYIRVVQGDGNIAVTAPVWVGEVEKVGITAVTSSASMPVTGEALNITAEIFNNEAAPATIESISYRIGGAAAEDKTLNSTLESFKTLKDSITYTPSAAGQATVEVTVHALVNGNSRTLTGLLQLNVRDAAKLVNIGVDASHKNEYVAGNYANSLTNFARLAEDYDIRLVEVKDGITPEKLAELQAFILTPPNRKASVGAFGEYTAEELAAVKAFADSGKTLIVTGLADYGDGKNASIYHAAYQQNLILDALNAKARLVDDELIDNTNYVSQNFRLRFKAYNMDSPYTFGVDPAQEYSFYSGSSITVADADKAAVTTIVASHATSESLDSDKDGLGGEGNPVVKGNIPVLTVETLDKGAKLFVAGSVFMSNFEVQATLDNAAELGYSNYNISQNILKEIAPRTITPIAEVQAAAEGTKFTVQGTVTSNASGYNQSTAFFDSIYVQDDTAGINLFPVSGNFKAGQKVEVTGTVGGYQGEKQLTVTDIQLLDASVKEIVPALVSTAEATADSSRGSLVKVEGIVKSVTLDSGKVGAIVLNDGSGDVRVFIDGYITPDVQLESIKAGERISAIGLSSVDTVGKRIRVRDRKEIKHLTGSIMKKIGSYSTGYSSKDGGVAEIVKYNSDNQKFYLVNGKEKQVDIVSLKGLKSGQDTQLTLDHRIDVSKMIEGFTFGDITSVDINTKLDIIAIAVQEADYSKAGAVLLLDYDGKYLKHYATGVQPDMITFTPDSKYVLTADEGEPREGYKAPATDPKGSVTVINLQTQSAKIVDFTGFDSTAARNALLADNVILKKQTAPSVDLEPEYAAVSADSKLAYISLQEANAIATLDIEKGIFTAVKGLGFKDHSLTGNELDMRRDGKIQIQTEANVLGMYNPDGITTYTAGGKTYILTANEGDSRDWKGHLNEKDVVLGKGQDGDSSKDMKVTAFDTSEYEVGAGGTGFNSGTMYLFGARSFSIWDAADMSLVYDSGAEFEQITAKLLPEYFNWSNDDYVFEKRSAKKGPEPEDVKVGVVDGKPYAFIGLERVGGNMMYDISNVSSPVYYDYLNTRDFANSVDNSGSKPAYKIAGDVSPEGQHFIPADQSPTRYPLLLVANEVSGTVSVVEIPKGYYTPPVDPTPVPTTAPTATPTPEPEATPTPTPVTGTPTATPAPTSAPTSASVSVPAVTPVPSATPSVQPTSSAQQITVTGTVAAAVLSLNAGTGEASFKLTDEAAAKLLANAAAGGTAGQRTAVEIRGGAVNDAKKVTVEFSSDFLNKLASGTQADLRINTGFAVITLGNQAADAISKAAKGETLRISVDRSSVSALGGSVQALVGNRPVYDFTITDGVSGITSFGGEAVKVQIPYNQAAGEDPNAIAVYYIDNSGNAISVLSRYNAATQIVEFQTSHFSKFAVSYLDSGFRDTADHWAKDSINFAAARGWFTGLGDRKFAPDQTLTRGMIATVLGKMSGADTSAASSFTDVQAQKYYAPYIAWAAANGIVQGTGNNRFAPDQAVSREELAVLMNNYLSYLKLQPGQQAATSSFADSEEISSWAAAAVANIQQSGLISGKPGNLFDPKGTATRAEVTAVLKKLNDSRFAQ comes from the coding sequence ATGAATACCAAAAATTCAAAGCGGATGTTAAGCGCGTTCATGGCTGTCCTGCTGCTGCTGATGACGCTGCCTGTATCCCCTCTTGTGAATGCTGCACCTGTAAGTGTTGCAGAATGGGTCTTTGACAAAGATCCTGATACTACTAAGACATTAACAAGTTTCCCGGCGACTGGCGGCCTTGCCGCAGCTCCCACGGTAACTCTCTCTACATATATGGGGGAGAACTCGGCGGGTGGTGCAGTTGGGGCGTATAACGCAACTCAGAAATCATTCTCGGTTGCAGGCTGGGATGGCGGCGCTAATATTAAGTATTGGAAGCTGGCACTTTCGACTGCCGGTTACGAGAATTTGCAATTATCCTTCAATTCCTATGGATCGGGTACAGGTCCGCGGGATTTCAAGCTGCAATACAGCACAGATAACCACACCTTCACAGATGTGGAGAATGGGGCGTTTACCAATACATCGGCATATAATTCTGTACCTACCCTCTCAGACCTGCAGCTGCCTGCAGCGGTAGATGATAGTGCAGCAGTATATCTGCGCTTCCTGCAGACAAGTGACCTGTCCATCAGATCAGGGACGGGTACTTATTCTCCTACTGAAACAGTAGGTGCAGGAGGTACCTCCCGTCTGTTCAATATTTACATCAAGGGTGAGCAGAAGGCTGACTCAGGAGTAGTTGCTGCGGTTACGGCCACCCCGGATCACGGCACGCAAATTGCGCTGGGAAGCACAGTGTTCCTGTCTACCCTCACCCCGGATGCCGCTATCGAGTACACACTGAACGGCGGAGCTGTTGAGACGATCAATGCAGCCTCCGGCCAGGTCGTTATCGATGCCTTCAACCAGCCGGGAAATCTGGCAGTTATTACAGCTAAAGCTGTAAAAGGGGCAACTGCAAGTGTGGAAAGAACCTTCACCTATACGCAGGCGCAGGTCAGACCTGTCTCGGCTAATGTAACAGGCTCCATCTCCGATGGTACGCAGGTTAAGCTGACTACACCAACGGAAGGGGCTGCAATCACTTATATTCTGACCCGGAAGGCTGGTGAATCCGGCGAAAAGGCAGATGCCAAAGCAGCGTATACGGCTCCAATCACATTAACTGCGGACATGCTTCCGGCCAGAATCGAAGCCACTGCGGTAATGGCAACCTATAAGGACAGTAATCCTGCAACCTTCAATTATACCCTTAAGGAAATTGGTGCGGAGGAGAAGGTTTACTTCGGCCAGCTGCACGGGCATACGACCCAGTCCGACGGATCAGGTACTTTGACAGACGCATATACTTACGCAAGAGATGTGGCCGGACTTGATTTCTTCGCCGTAACGGACCACTCCAATTATTTTGACACCACCAGTGCACCAGTCGAATATGAGAACAGCTTCAATAATGCCAAGTGGCAGTTGGGGCAACAAGCGGCCGCAGCTGCGGCAACACCTGATTTCGTCTCCTTCTACGGCTATGAAATGACCTGGACCGGCGGTCCCGGACATATCAACACGTTCAATACAGAAGGGTTCGTCAGCAGAAACAATCCTAAATACGCTTCCGGTGTATCCGGCATGACGAATTTCTATAAGCTGCTGAAGGATACTCCGGGCGCAATCGGCCAGTTTAACCACCCGGGAACGACCTTCGGCGATTTCGACGCATTCTCGAACTATGATCCAGAGCTGAATAAGCATATGACTCTGATTGAAGTGGGCAACGGGGAAGGCGCTGTTACCTCCGGCGGATATTTCCGTTCTTACGAATATTACAATAACGCGCTGGATAAAGGCTGGCATCTGGCGCCAACCAACAATCAGGATAACCACAAAGGCAGCTGGGGCAACTCCAACACAGCCAGAACGGCAATTGTGACGGATGATTTCAGCAAGGAGGGTGTATATGCCGCCCTTCGTAATCTGCAAGTGTATGCAACAGAGGATGAGAATCTGGAGATCAAATATAGAGCAAACGGCGAACTTCTGGGAGCAAGCCTGCCGGCAGGCATCGCTGAGCTGAATATCAGCGCCGATCTGCATGACCCGGATGCAGGGGACCAGATCGGACAAGTATCGGTCATCAGCAGCGGCGGCGCAGAAACCCATATTCAGAATTTTACAACCAACGAAGCTAACTATTCGGTCAAAATCGATAACCCGGCTAAAGGCTATTACTACATCCGGGTAGTACAGGGCGACGGAAATATTGCAGTAACTGCACCAGTATGGGTAGGCGAGGTTGAGAAGGTCGGCATCACTGCTGTAACCTCTTCGGCCAGCATGCCTGTAACAGGTGAAGCGCTGAACATTACTGCGGAAATCTTCAACAATGAAGCAGCTCCGGCAACCATTGAGTCGATCAGCTACCGTATCGGCGGTGCAGCTGCTGAGGATAAAACGTTAAACAGTACGCTGGAATCCTTCAAAACATTGAAGGACAGCATTACCTATACCCCGTCAGCTGCAGGCCAGGCGACAGTAGAGGTTACTGTACATGCACTCGTGAACGGCAACAGCCGGACGCTTACCGGTCTGCTCCAGCTGAATGTCCGGGATGCAGCCAAGCTGGTGAACATCGGTGTAGATGCCTCGCATAAGAACGAATATGTAGCCGGCAACTACGCGAACAGCCTGACTAATTTTGCGAGGCTGGCAGAGGATTATGATATCCGCCTGGTCGAGGTTAAGGACGGGATTACGCCGGAGAAGCTTGCTGAACTGCAGGCGTTCATTCTGACCCCGCCAAACCGGAAAGCCTCTGTAGGTGCTTTCGGTGAGTATACAGCGGAGGAGCTCGCTGCTGTGAAGGCTTTTGCCGACAGCGGTAAAACTCTGATTGTTACCGGACTCGCGGACTATGGCGACGGAAAAAACGCTTCGATCTATCACGCGGCATATCAGCAGAATTTAATTCTGGATGCACTGAACGCCAAGGCACGGCTTGTAGATGATGAGCTGATCGACAATACAAATTATGTGAGCCAGAATTTCCGGCTCCGCTTCAAAGCCTATAATATGGACAGCCCGTATACGTTCGGTGTAGATCCGGCGCAGGAATACAGCTTCTATAGCGGCTCTTCGATTACTGTAGCGGATGCGGATAAAGCTGCTGTGACTACTATCGTAGCTTCACATGCCACTTCGGAAAGCCTCGATTCGGATAAAGACGGCCTGGGCGGTGAAGGCAACCCGGTAGTAAAGGGGAATATTCCAGTTCTGACTGTAGAGACGCTGGATAAGGGAGCCAAGCTGTTCGTGGCCGGTTCAGTGTTCATGTCGAACTTTGAAGTGCAGGCAACGCTGGACAATGCGGCTGAGCTTGGATACAGCAACTACAACATCAGCCAGAATATCCTGAAGGAGATTGCCCCAAGAACCATAACCCCGATTGCTGAGGTTCAGGCGGCAGCGGAAGGCACGAAGTTTACGGTTCAGGGTACGGTTACCTCCAATGCGAGCGGGTATAACCAGAGCACTGCGTTCTTCGACTCTATTTACGTACAGGATGATACGGCCGGAATTAACCTGTTCCCGGTATCGGGCAACTTCAAAGCCGGACAGAAGGTAGAGGTTACCGGAACCGTAGGCGGATATCAAGGGGAGAAGCAGTTGACGGTTACGGATATCCAGCTCCTGGACGCCAGTGTTAAGGAAATTGTTCCGGCGCTGGTATCTACTGCAGAAGCTACAGCTGACTCCAGCCGCGGAAGCCTGGTGAAGGTAGAAGGAATTGTGAAGTCTGTAACACTGGATAGCGGAAAAGTAGGAGCGATCGTCCTGAATGACGGATCCGGCGATGTAAGAGTATTTATCGACGGGTATATTACTCCGGATGTGCAGCTTGAATCCATTAAGGCTGGGGAACGGATTTCGGCCATCGGGCTGTCATCTGTAGACACTGTGGGCAAGAGAATCCGTGTACGTGACCGGAAGGAGATCAAGCATCTTACCGGCTCCATCATGAAGAAGATCGGCAGTTATTCCACAGGCTACTCCAGTAAGGACGGCGGTGTGGCCGAGATCGTCAAATACAACAGTGACAATCAAAAGTTCTATCTGGTGAACGGTAAAGAGAAGCAGGTTGATATTGTCAGCCTGAAAGGGCTGAAGTCCGGGCAGGATACGCAGCTGACGCTGGATCACCGGATTGATGTCAGCAAAATGATCGAAGGATTTACTTTCGGGGATATTACAAGCGTGGATATTAACACAAAACTGGATATTATTGCGATTGCGGTGCAGGAAGCAGATTACAGCAAAGCAGGCGCTGTTCTGCTGCTCGATTATGACGGCAAATACCTGAAACATTATGCTACAGGTGTACAGCCGGATATGATTACCTTCACTCCGGACAGTAAGTATGTGCTGACGGCCGATGAAGGCGAGCCGAGAGAAGGCTACAAAGCTCCGGCAACGGATCCCAAGGGATCTGTTACAGTAATCAATCTGCAGACTCAAAGTGCCAAAATCGTTGATTTCACCGGCTTTGACAGTACTGCGGCCAGAAATGCGCTTCTCGCAGACAATGTGATTCTCAAGAAACAAACTGCACCATCCGTAGACCTGGAGCCTGAATATGCGGCAGTGTCTGCGGACAGCAAGCTGGCCTATATCTCACTTCAAGAGGCTAATGCGATTGCTACACTGGATATTGAGAAAGGTATCTTTACAGCAGTCAAAGGCCTCGGATTCAAGGATCACAGTCTTACCGGTAATGAGCTGGATATGCGCCGGGATGGCAAAATACAGATTCAAACTGAAGCGAACGTGCTCGGGATGTACAATCCGGATGGGATCACCACCTACACAGCGGGCGGCAAAACCTATATCCTTACCGCCAATGAAGGGGATTCCAGAGACTGGAAAGGCCATCTTAACGAGAAGGATGTCGTACTTGGCAAAGGCCAGGATGGAGACAGCAGCAAGGATATGAAAGTCACTGCTTTCGATACCTCGGAATATGAAGTGGGTGCCGGCGGAACAGGCTTTAACAGCGGTACTATGTATCTGTTCGGTGCCCGTTCATTCTCGATCTGGGATGCAGCGGATATGTCCCTGGTATATGACAGCGGTGCGGAGTTCGAACAGATTACGGCCAAGCTGCTGCCGGAGTACTTCAACTGGTCCAATGATGACTATGTCTTTGAGAAAAGAAGTGCCAAAAAAGGACCGGAGCCGGAAGATGTTAAGGTAGGTGTCGTAGACGGCAAGCCTTATGCATTCATCGGGCTCGAACGGGTCGGCGGCAACATGATGTATGATATCTCAAATGTCAGCAGCCCTGTGTATTATGATTACCTGAACACCAGAGATTTCGCGAATTCAGTGGATAACTCAGGTTCGAAGCCTGCTTATAAAATTGCCGGCGATGTATCGCCTGAAGGACAGCATTTCATTCCGGCTGATCAGAGCCCGACACGTTACCCGCTGCTGCTAGTAGCTAACGAAGTGTCTGGAACCGTATCTGTTGTTGAAATTCCTAAAGGCTATTACACACCGCCGGTAGATCCGACACCGGTGCCAACAACAGCGCCGACAGCAACACCAACGCCGGAGCCGGAAGCAACACCAACACCAACGCCGGTAACCGGAACGCCGACAGCAACACCGGCACCGACATCAGCACCAACATCGGCTTCGGTCTCTGTGCCGGCTGTAACTCCGGTCCCATCGGCCACGCCTTCGGTACAGCCAACATCTTCGGCGCAGCAGATTACGGTTACCGGTACCGTTGCTGCAGCGGTATTGTCACTGAATGCCGGGACAGGAGAGGCAAGCTTCAAGCTTACAGATGAGGCTGCAGCCAAGCTGCTTGCGAATGCGGCAGCGGGCGGTACAGCCGGTCAGCGTACCGCTGTTGAGATCCGCGGGGGAGCTGTTAATGATGCTAAGAAAGTAACGGTAGAATTCAGCAGTGATTTCCTGAACAAGCTGGCTTCGGGAACACAGGCTGATCTGAGAATCAATACCGGTTTTGCTGTTATTACCCTGGGGAACCAGGCAGCTGATGCCATTAGCAAAGCAGCTAAGGGAGAGACTCTCCGCATTAGTGTGGACCGCTCCTCTGTAAGTGCTCTGGGCGGCAGTGTCCAGGCGCTGGTAGGAAACAGACCGGTGTATGATTTCACGATCACCGATGGTGTTTCCGGTATTACAAGCTTTGGCGGGGAAGCCGTCAAAGTACAGATTCCTTATAACCAGGCCGCCGGAGAAGATCCAAATGCGATTGCCGTCTACTATATTGATAATAGCGGCAATGCCATCTCAGTGCTCAGCCGCTACAATGCGGCAACGCAAATTGTGGAATTCCAGACCAGCCACTTCTCCAAATTTGCTGTAAGTTATCTGGATTCCGGGTTTAGGGATACCGCAGACCATTGGGCTAAGGACAGCATTAATTTTGCAGCGGCAAGAGGCTGGTTCACAGGGCTTGGAGACCGGAAATTTGCTCCGGACCAGACCTTAACCCGGGGTATGATTGCTACGGTCCTCGGTAAAATGTCCGGAGCGGACACATCGGCTGCGTCTTCCTTCACAGATGTCCAGGCGCAGAAATATTATGCTCCGTACATCGCCTGGGCGGCGGCAAACGGTATTGTTCAGGGTACAGGCAATAACCGGTTTGCTCCGGATCAGGCAGTGTCCAGAGAAGAGCTGGCAGTGCTGATGAACAATTATCTGAGCTATCTGAAGCTGCAGCCGGGGCAGCAGGCTGCGACTTCAAGCTTCGCAGACAGTGAGGAGATTTCATCCTGGGCAGCGGCTGCTGTGGCTAATATTCAGCAATCAGGCCTTATCAGCGGCAAACCGGGTAACCTGTTTGATCCTAAAGGAACAGCGACCCGTGCTGAAGTAACAGCCGTGCTGAAGAAGCTTAACGACAGCAGGTTTGCGCAGTAA
- a CDS encoding DUF4180 domain-containing protein has protein sequence MNITTVDKSGKLIAIVNGNEIVVNDVQSALDLMATVRYEADCDRIIIHKALLSESFFDLKTRLAGDILQKFINYHVKVAVVGDFSGYSSRSLRDFIYECNNGKDIFFLDDEQQAVEKLSGV, from the coding sequence ATGAATATAACAACAGTAGACAAAAGCGGAAAATTAATAGCCATAGTGAACGGAAATGAGATTGTGGTCAATGATGTGCAGAGCGCGCTGGATCTGATGGCAACCGTCCGTTATGAGGCTGACTGCGACCGGATCATTATCCACAAAGCGCTGCTCAGCGAAAGCTTCTTCGATTTGAAGACCAGGCTTGCAGGCGATATTCTGCAGAAGTTCATCAATTATCATGTAAAAGTGGCAGTGGTAGGCGATTTCAGCGGCTATTCCAGCCGGAGCCTGCGCGATTTCATTTATGAGTGCAATAACGGGAAGGATATCTTTTTCCTGGATGATGAGCAGCAGGCGGTAGAGAAGCTAAGTGGAGTATAG
- a CDS encoding S41 family peptidase, with protein MKKILLLSVLLVLAGLLFGAWLLGGEGSQEAVPELTAAQKREDFAFLAKLVKEAYPLGQVLQTDKGLADPDELSQDFITRAGKTPDNAAFLELFFEYMTFLGQAGHAQAVFDEPYEPLLAYFYNIDKQAYRSREYWRELAAGVQMYVYSEADIYYEQGKYVLKQDYYAGESLFPAGSVIKRVDGLAVEAYAKSVQTRLHLAWDAELHQVYLQTLLGADPGTGAWLIEAVRPDGTVARGDFPVYQGYKPPYPDDQQDSNVITRELDGQTGYIKIFSFAGDKEQDGRAIQEFMQQSAGKYSKLIIDLRRNGGGEDDYWADNLVKPLLQAPVDYVQSASVKKSFLERYGLRFRLYKQLVSSTLTQRDRYDVTGVTREYLPDLDSAEWVTYRVTKHWEPENSFPFNGKLVVLVDNDSFSAADNFTAAVRKLGLGTVAGTNTGGGACVYMEPYRYALPNSGLMFKLETDLNRNAEGQINEIYGTQPDVLLESSRYPTAYPAGYDPEELKQDEWVRKVMEGL; from the coding sequence ATGAAAAAGATTCTATTGTTGTCGGTATTACTTGTGCTTGCAGGACTACTATTTGGAGCATGGCTGCTGGGAGGCGAGGGGTCTCAGGAAGCTGTGCCTGAATTAACGGCTGCGCAGAAGCGGGAGGATTTCGCGTTTCTGGCTAAGCTTGTGAAGGAGGCGTATCCTCTGGGGCAGGTGCTGCAGACGGACAAAGGGCTGGCAGATCCGGATGAGCTCAGTCAGGATTTCATTACCCGGGCCGGAAAGACTCCCGATAATGCAGCATTTCTAGAGCTATTCTTCGAGTATATGACATTCCTGGGACAGGCGGGACATGCGCAGGCAGTATTCGATGAGCCGTATGAACCGCTATTAGCTTACTTCTATAATATTGATAAACAGGCTTACCGCTCAAGGGAATATTGGCGTGAACTGGCTGCCGGGGTCCAGATGTATGTATATTCCGAAGCTGATATTTATTATGAACAGGGCAAATATGTGCTGAAGCAGGATTACTATGCCGGTGAATCCCTGTTTCCGGCAGGCTCTGTCATTAAGCGGGTGGACGGCCTTGCTGTAGAGGCTTATGCCAAGTCGGTGCAGACCCGGCTTCACCTTGCCTGGGATGCGGAGCTTCATCAGGTCTATCTGCAGACGCTGCTTGGTGCCGATCCTGGCACCGGCGCCTGGCTGATTGAAGCCGTCCGTCCTGACGGTACGGTAGCCAGAGGCGATTTTCCTGTATATCAGGGATATAAGCCGCCTTATCCCGACGACCAGCAGGATAGTAATGTAATTACCCGGGAGTTGGACGGCCAGACCGGATACATTAAGATTTTCAGCTTTGCCGGTGATAAGGAGCAGGATGGCCGGGCCATTCAGGAATTCATGCAGCAGTCGGCGGGGAAATACTCCAAGCTGATCATAGATTTAAGACGAAACGGCGGCGGGGAAGATGATTACTGGGCGGATAATTTAGTGAAGCCTTTGTTACAAGCACCCGTAGATTATGTACAGTCGGCGAGCGTAAAGAAATCCTTTCTGGAACGTTATGGCTTGCGGTTTCGCCTGTACAAACAATTGGTCAGCTCTACGCTGACCCAAAGGGACAGATATGATGTAACCGGAGTAACCAGAGAGTATCTGCCGGACCTGGACTCTGCAGAATGGGTTACTTACAGGGTGACTAAGCATTGGGAGCCGGAGAATTCTTTTCCCTTTAACGGCAAACTGGTTGTGCTTGTAGACAACGACAGCTTCTCGGCGGCTGACAACTTCACTGCGGCTGTCCGCAAGCTGGGGCTGGGTACGGTAGCAGGAACGAATACGGGAGGCGGAGCCTGTGTGTACATGGAGCCTTACCGGTATGCGCTGCCGAACAGCGGGCTGATGTTCAAGCTCGAAACAGACCTGAACAGAAATGCTGAAGGGCAGATTAATGAAATCTATGGAACGCAGCCGGATGTTCTGCTGGAGAGCTCAAGGTATCCTACAGCTTATCCGGCCGGTTATGACCCGGAGGAGTTGAAGCAGGATGAATGGGTCCGCAAGGTGATGGAGGGATTGTAG
- a CDS encoding VOC family protein, which produces MKLSMNWITLRVRDLEASLDFYHRILGLPIERRFESRGRQIVMLGAAGQPKIELIRGSDPDLKPECGVSVGFEVGSLDEAITELSNEGIPIARGPVSPNPHLRFLYILDPDGFEVQLAEHI; this is translated from the coding sequence ATGAAGTTAAGCATGAACTGGATTACGCTGAGAGTACGCGATCTGGAGGCTTCCCTGGATTTCTATCACCGGATTTTGGGGCTGCCTATAGAGCGCAGATTTGAGAGCAGAGGGCGGCAGATTGTCATGCTGGGTGCAGCAGGGCAGCCAAAAATCGAGTTAATCCGGGGCAGTGACCCGGATCTGAAGCCGGAATGCGGCGTATCGGTCGGATTTGAGGTAGGTTCACTGGATGAAGCTATAACCGAGCTAAGCAACGAGGGTATCCCTATTGCGCGCGGGCCCGTAAGCCCCAATCCGCATTTGCGTTTCCTGTATATCCTGGACCCGGACGGGTTCGAGGTACAGCTTGCGGAGCATATTTAG